From Barnesiella propionica, one genomic window encodes:
- a CDS encoding chloride channel protein: MKEDITIEKDWFLRLLIWREKHLKERNFILILSFIIGIFTAAATLLLKYLIHTIQNLLTDHLSVDGANYLYLIYPVIGILLAGLYVRYVVKDDISHGVTRILYAISQKKSRLKPHNMYTSVIASSITIGFGGSVGAEAPIVYTGAAIGSNIGRLFRLDQRVLMLLVGCGSAAAIAGIFKAPIAGMLFTLEVLMVDLTTTSVLPLLVSSITAVTVSYIFTGYNAEFSFVQTEEFVAGRIPYVIVLGVFCGFVSLYFTRVMNRMENIFRKIGTPWKKFAFGSVILSLSIFLLPPLYGEGYESILQLLSGHYEEITQGSLFYAGREQAWNMILILSLVILVKVFATSATNGGGGVGGTFAPSLYVGCFAGFFFAYTLNHIGMPMELSAKNFALMGMAGVMAAVMHAPLMAIFLTAELTGGYELFLPLMITSTVAYATIKIFEPHSIYTMRLAKKGELLTHHKDKAVLTLLKMDSVIEKDFLTVQPDMTLGDMVKVISQSHRNIFPVTDRNNKMLGIVLLDDIRNIMFRPDLYKRMYVRKFMVSPPAKIEVGMSMEQVMKTFDETNAWNLPVVENNEYVGFVSKSKIFNSYRRVLVHFSQD; the protein is encoded by the coding sequence ATGAAAGAAGATATTACAATAGAAAAAGATTGGTTTCTCAGGTTACTTATTTGGAGAGAGAAACATCTGAAAGAAAGAAATTTCATTCTTATTCTGAGTTTCATAATAGGCATATTCACCGCGGCTGCCACTTTGCTGCTGAAATATCTTATACACACCATCCAGAACTTACTTACCGACCATCTGTCCGTGGACGGGGCTAATTATCTCTATTTGATATATCCCGTTATCGGTATTTTATTGGCTGGACTTTATGTAAGATATGTAGTAAAAGATGACATCAGTCATGGTGTCACCCGCATATTATATGCCATATCACAAAAGAAAAGCCGGCTGAAACCTCACAATATGTATACTTCGGTCATTGCCAGTTCCATTACCATCGGATTCGGTGGTTCGGTAGGAGCCGAAGCACCAATCGTATATACCGGAGCGGCTATAGGTTCCAATATAGGACGATTGTTCCGGCTGGATCAGCGGGTATTGATGCTACTTGTCGGGTGCGGCTCGGCTGCAGCTATCGCCGGTATATTCAAAGCACCTATCGCCGGGATGCTTTTTACCTTGGAAGTTTTAATGGTAGACCTTACGACCACATCGGTACTCCCTCTGCTCGTTTCTTCTATTACCGCCGTTACCGTGTCTTATATTTTCACCGGATATAATGCCGAGTTCAGTTTTGTCCAAACCGAAGAATTTGTGGCCGGACGTATTCCATACGTTATCGTACTGGGTGTTTTCTGCGGATTCGTATCTCTTTATTTTACCCGTGTTATGAACCGGATGGAAAACATCTTCAGAAAAATAGGGACTCCATGGAAAAAATTCGCGTTCGGTTCCGTTATATTAAGTCTTTCCATATTTTTACTGCCGCCTTTGTACGGTGAAGGATATGAATCTATCCTGCAGCTTTTAAGCGGACATTATGAAGAAATAACACAGGGCAGTTTATTTTACGCCGGCCGGGAACAGGCATGGAATATGATCTTAATATTAAGCTTGGTTATTTTAGTTAAGGTTTTCGCCACCAGTGCGACCAACGGTGGCGGCGGAGTAGGTGGAACATTTGCTCCCAGCCTCTATGTGGGATGTTTTGCCGGTTTCTTTTTTGCTTACACGTTGAATCATATAGGCATGCCTATGGAATTATCTGCCAAGAATTTTGCCCTTATGGGGATGGCCGGTGTCATGGCCGCAGTTATGCACGCCCCACTGATGGCCATATTCCTTACTGCCGAACTGACGGGAGGATATGAATTATTTCTTCCTCTTATGATAACCTCGACCGTAGCTTACGCCACTATAAAAATATTCGAACCTCATAGTATCTATACAATGCGTCTGGCAAAGAAAGGCGAACTGCTGACCCATCATAAGGATAAAGCCGTACTCACCTTATTGAAAATGGACAGTGTGATCGAAAAAGATTTTCTTACCGTACAACCCGATATGACATTGGGAGATATGGTGAAAGTCATTTCCCAGTCACACCGTAATATATTTCCCGTGACCGACCGGAACAATAAAATGCTGGGGATAGTGCTTTTAGACGACATACGCAATATCATGTTCCGGCCAGACCTATACAAACGCATGTACGTGCGTAAATTCATGGTCTCTCCCCCAGCAAAAATAGAGGTAGGGATGAGCATGGAACAAGTAATGAAAACATTTGATGAAACAAATGCCTGGAATTTACCGGTCGTTGAGAACAATGAATATGTAGGTTTTGTTTCCAAATCGAAAATATTCAATTCCTACCGGCGCGTGCTGGTCCATTTTTCACAGGATTAA
- the fmt gene encoding methionyl-tRNA formyltransferase, with protein MTKEELRIVYMGTPDFAVESLRRLVEGGYNVAGVITMPDKPAGRGHKIQYSAVKQYALEQNLKLLQPVKLKDEEFLNELHSLKADLQIVVAFRMLPEVVWDMPKLGTFNLHASLLPQYRGAAPINWAVINGDKKTGVTTFFLTHEIDTGRVIQQKSIPIAETDNVGIVHDKLMTMGAEMVLETVDSILAGTVKSIEQDTMICEEPLRPAPKIFKETCHIDWNAPAEQIYNLIRGLSPYPAAWTEMETPDGTCYSVKIFETEKIHTSHSFNPGKVFTDGKKYIDIACKDGYIRLKELQLAGKKRLRTEELLRGFNITNDFICL; from the coding sequence ATGACGAAAGAAGAATTACGTATCGTATATATGGGTACTCCCGATTTTGCAGTAGAAAGTCTGCGCCGCCTGGTAGAAGGGGGCTATAACGTGGCTGGTGTCATTACGATGCCGGACAAACCGGCCGGACGGGGACATAAGATACAATATTCCGCCGTAAAACAATATGCCCTGGAACAAAATCTGAAATTGCTGCAACCTGTAAAATTAAAGGATGAAGAGTTTCTGAATGAATTACATTCGTTAAAAGCAGATCTGCAAATTGTCGTGGCTTTCAGAATGCTCCCCGAAGTCGTGTGGGATATGCCCAAATTGGGAACATTCAATCTCCATGCTTCACTCTTACCTCAATACAGGGGTGCTGCTCCTATTAACTGGGCGGTTATTAACGGAGACAAGAAAACCGGAGTAACCACGTTCTTTCTCACCCACGAAATAGATACAGGACGCGTTATCCAGCAAAAAAGCATACCTATTGCCGAAACCGACAATGTAGGCATAGTTCACGACAAACTTATGACGATGGGAGCAGAGATGGTTCTCGAGACCGTAGATTCTATCCTTGCCGGTACGGTAAAATCAATAGAACAGGATACCATGATTTGCGAAGAACCGCTACGTCCGGCTCCCAAAATATTTAAAGAGACCTGCCATATTGACTGGAATGCTCCCGCTGAACAAATATATAATCTCATACGGGGGTTATCGCCTTATCCTGCAGCCTGGACCGAAATGGAAACTCCCGACGGTACTTGCTATAGTGTGAAGATATTCGAAACAGAAAAAATACACACCTCACATTCTTTTAATCCCGGAAAGGTCTTTACCGACGGGAAAAAATATATAGATATCGCATGTAAAGACGGATATATAAGATTAAAAGAACTACAACTGGCCGGAAAAAAACGACTCCGCACGGAAGAATTATTGCGAGGATTCAATATCACGAACGATTTCATCTGCCTATAG
- a CDS encoding YbaN family protein, with protein MNLPRNPKRLLFSILGTLSFILGFLGLFIPVLPTTPFWLLTAYLYMRSSQRLYDRVMKIPLFRHTVLNFQVYRAIPLKIKIISITTMWLTIALSIWLVRILWIQMLLIGITIAVTIHILSYKTLK; from the coding sequence ATGAATCTTCCGAGGAATCCCAAACGACTCCTTTTTTCGATCCTGGGAACTCTGAGCTTTATTCTCGGTTTCCTGGGGTTATTCATTCCGGTGCTGCCCACTACTCCTTTCTGGCTGCTTACGGCTTACTTATATATGAGAAGTTCGCAACGTCTATACGACCGTGTTATGAAAATTCCCCTATTCCGGCATACTGTATTGAATTTTCAGGTTTACAGGGCTATCCCCTTGAAAATAAAAATCATATCTATTACTACGATGTGGCTCACCATAGCCCTGTCGATATGGCTGGTACGAATATTATGGATTCAGATGCTCCTGATCGGGATCACTATTGCCGTCACTATCCATATATTATCTTACAAAACATTGAAGTAA
- a CDS encoding SGNH/GDSL hydrolase family protein: MKTRHFIVLSVCLLWACVAGAQNQRFENALDFRVINQGFSQGLEEPFDRLPLSMKDSVRPDLWQRSKNTSGIGIRFRTNSTSIATKMELRWNFSMNHMSFVGIKGLDLYCLNDEGKWQFVNATRPKGKEQTFVLVENMEPEEREFMLFLPLYDGVLSLEIGVDSTATLMQPKVDSPRKEKKIVVYGTSITQGGCATRPGMCYSNIMCRDLDCEFINLGFSGEGKLDMVMAEALAKMDVNCYIIDCIPNCTLNDVKERAYNFVKYLREKRPEVPIVMVEGLLYPYSQYNTFFKKYLPEKNAALHDAFKALKKENKKNLYYMTCEGIVGYDEEGTVDGIHYTDIGFRRYADKMIPLLKKLIK, encoded by the coding sequence ATGAAAACAAGACATTTTATTGTGCTTTCAGTATGCTTATTATGGGCCTGTGTTGCCGGTGCACAGAATCAGCGTTTTGAAAATGCACTTGATTTCCGGGTAATTAACCAAGGGTTTTCTCAAGGATTGGAAGAGCCTTTCGATCGTCTACCTTTGAGCATGAAAGACAGTGTACGGCCCGATTTATGGCAACGTTCTAAAAATACGAGCGGTATAGGTATCCGGTTTCGTACCAATTCTACCAGCATCGCAACCAAAATGGAGTTAAGGTGGAATTTCTCAATGAACCACATGTCATTTGTAGGTATAAAAGGACTTGACCTGTATTGCCTGAACGATGAAGGCAAATGGCAATTCGTGAATGCAACCCGTCCGAAAGGAAAAGAACAGACATTTGTGCTGGTGGAGAATATGGAACCTGAAGAACGGGAGTTTATGCTGTTTCTGCCTTTGTATGACGGAGTATTAAGCCTGGAAATAGGAGTGGACAGTACTGCAACATTGATGCAGCCGAAAGTGGATTCTCCGCGCAAAGAAAAGAAAATAGTCGTTTATGGAACCAGCATTACACAAGGAGGGTGCGCTACACGTCCCGGAATGTGCTACAGTAATATAATGTGCCGGGATTTGGATTGCGAATTTATCAATCTGGGTTTCAGCGGCGAGGGAAAACTGGATATGGTAATGGCAGAAGCTTTGGCTAAAATGGATGTGAACTGCTATATAATAGACTGTATACCTAATTGTACCTTGAACGATGTAAAAGAAAGAGCTTATAATTTTGTAAAATACCTTCGTGAAAAACGTCCTGAAGTGCCTATAGTTATGGTAGAAGGACTTCTGTATCCGTATTCCCAATATAATACTTTCTTTAAAAAATATCTTCCGGAAAAGAATGCAGCTCTTCATGATGCTTTTAAAGCTTTGAAAAAAGAAAATAAGAAAAATTTGTATTATATGACTTGTGAAGGTATTGTCGGATATGATGAAGAAGGAACGGTAGACGGTATTCATTATACCGATATAGGTTTTCGACGCTATGCAGACAAAATGATTCCTCTTTTAAAGAAACTCATCAAATAA
- a CDS encoding ClC family H(+)/Cl(-) exchange transporter: MKFDHIKLYSLCILVGAVTGLITVPYRYLLVKMAALRDILFAPHHFWILHIIIIAGMWCVAMGIHFLVKKYPVISGSGIPQTEGAIYGRFAFKHAFKTLLAKFAGGVAGIGMGLSMGREGPSVQMGAFVAKLIGKWGKAGVAEQRYLLTGGASAGLSSAFTAPLASSIFVIEEMEKFDSVKIAITSLLAAIISGWMASIVFTTNPYALINTSYPTELGTAGMFIAFVAFSLILTAIGKSFNYLLLEFQKRYSESPIPAWLKLLGIMVITYILGYYMSGLVAGGETYLLEEGLADKAIFTLAIVIIIKLVFTTLCYSTGFPGGIFLPLLVIGGLTGKLFALILIKLGYIAPEHFGFFMIIGMSALFATVVRSPITGLVLILEMTAKFEALFPMIVVVGFTYFISEMFRVKPVYDMLYQRLLPADIKTDESRLTIPFEISEGAYMEGKCKNEIELPAGCKIVSIVRNQTCLRDNVPLIPGDRIEINLYSHDLEKLFRVFRSMANE; this comes from the coding sequence ATGAAATTTGACCATATCAAACTTTATTCTCTTTGTATTCTGGTAGGAGCCGTTACCGGACTCATCACTGTTCCCTACCGCTATCTGCTTGTCAAAATGGCTGCCTTACGAGATATTCTTTTCGCACCGCATCATTTCTGGATATTGCATATCATTATAATCGCGGGCATGTGGTGCGTCGCCATGGGTATACATTTCCTGGTCAAAAAGTACCCTGTCATCTCGGGTAGCGGCATACCTCAGACCGAAGGAGCCATTTACGGACGATTCGCATTTAAACACGCTTTTAAAACTCTGCTGGCAAAATTCGCGGGAGGAGTAGCTGGTATCGGAATGGGATTATCCATGGGACGGGAAGGTCCTTCGGTACAAATGGGAGCTTTCGTCGCTAAACTTATAGGTAAATGGGGAAAAGCCGGTGTTGCCGAACAGCGCTACTTACTTACGGGAGGAGCAAGTGCAGGTTTATCTTCTGCATTTACCGCACCTCTGGCTTCTTCTATTTTTGTTATTGAGGAAATGGAAAAATTCGATTCGGTAAAAATCGCCATTACTTCATTACTGGCCGCAATTATTTCGGGATGGATGGCGAGTATTGTATTCACCACTAATCCGTACGCCCTCATTAATACTTCATATCCCACCGAATTAGGAACAGCCGGTATGTTCATTGCGTTCGTCGCATTCTCTCTTATACTCACAGCAATAGGAAAATCGTTCAATTATTTGTTACTGGAATTTCAGAAACGGTATAGCGAAAGTCCTATTCCCGCATGGCTGAAATTACTCGGCATTATGGTTATCACCTATATCCTGGGATATTATATGAGCGGCCTGGTAGCCGGAGGGGAAACTTATCTATTGGAAGAAGGTCTGGCGGACAAGGCTATTTTCACGCTCGCAATAGTTATCATTATAAAACTGGTGTTCACTACTTTGTGTTATTCTACGGGGTTCCCGGGCGGTATATTCCTACCTTTACTGGTAATCGGGGGGCTCACCGGAAAACTTTTCGCGCTTATTCTGATAAAATTAGGGTATATAGCACCCGAACATTTCGGGTTCTTTATGATAATAGGCATGAGTGCTTTGTTCGCGACAGTAGTACGTTCTCCCATAACGGGACTTGTACTGATACTGGAAATGACCGCAAAATTCGAAGCATTATTCCCGATGATCGTTGTAGTAGGTTTTACTTATTTCATCAGTGAAATGTTCCGCGTTAAACCCGTATATGATATGTTATACCAAAGACTGTTGCCTGCAGATATTAAAACGGATGAATCACGTTTGACAATACCGTTCGAAATTTCAGAAGGCGCATATATGGAAGGAAAATGTAAAAATGAAATCGAATTACCGGCCGGCTGTAAAATCGTATCTATTGTACGTAATCAAACCTGCTTGAGAGATAACGTCCCCTTAATACCCGGAGACAGAATAGAAATAAACCTGTATTCGCACGACCTTGAAAAACTCTTCAGAGTATTTAGAAGTATGGCAAACGAATAA
- a CDS encoding helix-turn-helix domain-containing protein, with the protein MALIRKETGEKSARKGDSLEETLYLLGQGKNLEEIASMRNLQETTVCSHVAQLIGEGRYKDWKKLVTPDEILSVAHVSKKGNGELKPIYEALDGTLSYGKIRIILAVLGLSDMF; encoded by the coding sequence ATTGCTCTTATTCGCAAAGAAACAGGTGAAAAATCGGCGAGGAAAGGAGATTCTCTGGAAGAAACATTATATTTGCTCGGACAGGGAAAAAATCTGGAAGAAATAGCTTCTATGCGAAATCTGCAGGAAACGACAGTTTGCAGCCATGTGGCGCAGTTAATAGGAGAGGGGCGCTATAAGGACTGGAAAAAATTAGTTACGCCCGATGAAATATTGTCTGTCGCCCATGTTTCCAAAAAAGGAAATGGAGAGTTGAAACCTATTTATGAAGCCCTTGACGGAACACTCTCCTATGGAAAAATACGGATTATTCTGGCCGTTCTGGGTTTGTCCGATATGTTTTAA
- a CDS encoding undecaprenyl-phosphate glucose phosphotransferase, translating to MESRGRYGYLLRSLIVVIDFLCLNLVYALVCIWGSEDSEFRNKLVWLLLNFAYFPVVMIFSGIHNRRIVYIDHVLINATQAIAVHALIFIALLSFLKLDGIHSTTLVEYYSIFFMVICLWWVSSRKILKYYRSKGYNFKRVIIVGAGKTGLLLYNELQSDIGYGYKFMGFFDDNLSRKDEIPMYKGVVDDVEDYVRKNNIDEIYCALPSTQDVRILRLLKFSEANTVSFFIVPEASKYMLRRLHFQMMGRVPVFSVREEPLQNPLNSGIKRAFDIIFSSVVLLCSPFLFLPIAIAVKLSSPGPVFFKQRRTGFRGQEFSCYKFRTMKVNDCSDTLQATKNDPRKTRIGEFLRKTSLDELPQFINVFMGDMSVIGPRPHMVKHTQDYSQIIDKYMLRHLIKPGITGWAQVNGYRGETRELWQMEKRVEYDVWYLENWNFWLDIKIIFLTLYNAVKGEKNAF from the coding sequence ATGGAATCGAGAGGACGGTACGGATACTTGTTACGGTCATTGATTGTCGTTATAGACTTTTTGTGCCTTAATCTGGTATACGCTTTGGTCTGTATATGGGGGAGCGAAGATTCCGAGTTCAGGAATAAACTGGTGTGGCTTTTGCTTAATTTCGCTTATTTTCCTGTAGTAATGATTTTTTCCGGTATACATAACCGGAGGATTGTATATATAGACCATGTACTTATAAATGCCACCCAGGCAATAGCTGTTCATGCTCTTATTTTTATCGCTTTACTCTCTTTCCTTAAACTGGATGGTATTCATTCTACTACTTTAGTGGAATATTATTCCATCTTTTTTATGGTGATATGCCTGTGGTGGGTATCTTCCCGTAAAATACTGAAATATTACAGGAGTAAAGGTTACAATTTTAAAAGAGTTATTATAGTAGGCGCCGGAAAGACAGGATTGTTGCTTTATAATGAATTGCAATCCGATATAGGCTACGGATATAAATTTATGGGATTCTTTGATGATAACCTCTCTCGAAAAGATGAAATTCCTATGTATAAAGGAGTCGTTGATGATGTAGAGGACTATGTAAGGAAGAATAATATAGATGAAATATATTGTGCCTTGCCTTCTACTCAGGATGTTCGTATCCTTCGGTTATTGAAATTCTCCGAGGCGAATACGGTTTCCTTTTTTATCGTACCCGAAGCCAGTAAATATATGTTACGTCGTCTGCACTTCCAGATGATGGGACGCGTTCCTGTTTTTTCCGTTCGGGAAGAACCCTTGCAAAATCCTTTGAATTCGGGTATTAAAAGGGCATTTGATATCATATTCTCATCTGTTGTCCTTTTATGTTCCCCTTTTCTTTTTTTACCCATTGCCATAGCTGTCAAATTATCTTCCCCCGGTCCTGTATTTTTCAAGCAGAGAAGGACCGGTTTCAGAGGTCAGGAATTTTCCTGTTATAAATTCCGTACCATGAAAGTAAACGATTGCAGCGATACTTTGCAAGCTACAAAGAATGATCCCAGGAAAACGCGGATAGGTGAGTTCCTGAGAAAGACCAGTCTGGATGAATTACCACAGTTTATTAATGTTTTTATGGGCGACATGTCGGTCATAGGCCCCCGTCCCCATATGGTGAAGCATACACAGGATTATTCTCAGATTATAGATAAATATATGCTGCGTCATCTTATTAAACCCGGTATAACCGGCTGGGCACAGGTAAACGGATATAGAGGAGAGACCCGTGAATTATGGCAGATGGAGAAACGAGTGGAATATGACGTATGGTATCTTGAGAACTGGAATTTCTGGTTGGATATCAAAATTATATTTCTGACATTATATAATGCCGTTAAAGGAGAGAAGAATGCCTTCTGA
- a CDS encoding DUF349 domain-containing protein — protein sequence MNEALERSVTNEEQELQNTTLDTQPEVTEVPEKQNVKLTKEQIVETLRDLIEKPVEDVKEEVDSLKQAYYKIKKAEIEEAKKLFVEQGNPEEQFQPEPDSLEEQLKELLATFKEKKASYLVQLEQVREENLQKKKEILEEIKSLTEDTDNINKHYNRFQQLQQSFKESAELPASSVNDLWKNYQAYVERFYDLLKINKELRDYDFKKNLEQKQAICESAEALSSNEDIIAAFKALQQLHNEWREIGPVAKDLREDLWNRFKDASTIINKKYQQYFEARKDEEQKNEDAKTQLCLTIEAIEVDKLTSFNMWDEKTKEIIALQEQWKQLGFAPRKTNNVLFERFRKSCDDFFNKKAEYFKAVKDELAQNLEKKKALCEKAEALKDSTDWRSTTDTLIALQKEWKTIGPVAKKYSDVVWKRFITACDYFFDQKSKQTSSQKAQEQENLKIKKEIIAKLAAIDETTPDADASKAVRELMAQWQSVGFVPFKEKDKIYREYQDALDKQFSRLNMNETRNRLDSFQSTVQQMASDQSQNKLYRERERLMRSYEQKKNELQTYENNMGFLNISSKSAGGLLKEMERKMQKLKEEMELIVQKIEVIDQNL from the coding sequence ATGAATGAAGCTCTCGAAAGGTCTGTGACAAATGAAGAACAAGAGTTACAGAACACAACCCTGGATACTCAACCGGAGGTAACAGAAGTTCCGGAAAAGCAGAATGTAAAACTGACAAAGGAACAAATTGTAGAAACACTTCGCGATTTGATCGAAAAACCGGTAGAAGACGTAAAAGAGGAAGTCGATTCTCTTAAACAAGCGTATTATAAAATTAAAAAAGCGGAGATAGAAGAAGCAAAGAAATTGTTTGTGGAGCAGGGAAATCCTGAAGAACAATTTCAACCGGAACCTGATTCTTTGGAAGAACAATTAAAAGAGTTGCTGGCGACATTCAAAGAAAAGAAAGCCTCATACCTCGTACAGTTGGAACAAGTGCGGGAAGAAAATTTACAAAAGAAAAAAGAAATTCTCGAAGAGATAAAATCTTTGACCGAAGATACCGATAATATTAATAAGCATTATAACCGTTTTCAGCAATTACAACAGTCGTTCAAAGAGAGTGCGGAGTTACCTGCTTCTTCGGTGAATGATCTTTGGAAAAATTATCAGGCCTATGTAGAGCGTTTTTACGATTTACTGAAAATAAATAAGGAGCTGAGAGATTACGATTTTAAAAAGAATCTTGAACAAAAGCAGGCTATTTGCGAATCGGCCGAAGCTTTGTCTTCCAATGAGGATATTATTGCGGCATTCAAAGCACTGCAGCAGTTGCATAATGAATGGCGGGAAATAGGACCTGTTGCTAAAGACCTTCGTGAAGATTTGTGGAATCGTTTCAAAGATGCTTCTACCATAATTAATAAGAAATATCAGCAATATTTCGAAGCCCGTAAAGACGAAGAACAAAAGAACGAAGATGCCAAGACTCAATTATGTCTTACGATTGAAGCAATTGAAGTGGATAAGCTTACTTCCTTCAACATGTGGGATGAGAAAACCAAAGAAATAATTGCTTTGCAGGAACAATGGAAGCAGTTGGGGTTTGCTCCTCGTAAGACGAATAATGTTTTGTTTGAGCGTTTCCGTAAAAGTTGTGACGATTTCTTTAATAAGAAAGCGGAGTATTTCAAAGCCGTGAAAGATGAATTGGCTCAGAATCTGGAAAAGAAGAAAGCCCTTTGTGAAAAAGCAGAAGCATTGAAGGATAGTACGGACTGGAGATCTACCACCGATACTCTTATCGCTTTACAAAAAGAATGGAAAACAATAGGTCCGGTGGCTAAAAAATATTCCGATGTGGTGTGGAAACGTTTTATCACCGCTTGTGATTATTTCTTTGACCAGAAGTCAAAACAGACTTCGTCCCAGAAAGCACAGGAACAAGAAAATTTGAAAATTAAAAAGGAGATAATAGCCAAGTTGGCTGCAATAGATGAAACGACACCTGATGCCGATGCCTCAAAAGCGGTAAGAGAACTTATGGCACAATGGCAATCGGTCGGTTTTGTCCCTTTCAAGGAAAAAGATAAAATATATAGAGAATATCAAGATGCATTGGATAAGCAATTCTCCCGGCTCAATATGAACGAAACGCGTAATAGATTGGATTCGTTCCAGTCTACCGTACAGCAAATGGCTTCGGACCAGTCGCAAAACAAACTGTACCGTGAGCGGGAGAGGCTGATGCGTTCTTACGAGCAAAAGAAAAATGAACTGCAGACCTATGAAAATAATATGGGATTCCTTAATATTTCTTCGAAAAGTGCTGGTGGATTGCTGAAAGAAATGGAACGTAAAATGCAAAAGCTGAAAGAAGAAATGGAGCTTATTGTTCAAAAGATCGAAGTTATAGACCAGAATTTATAA
- the cas6 gene encoding CRISPR-associated endoribonuclease Cas6 encodes MRFKLILSVRSDSYGNVLPVSYQYELSSCIYRKLRECPELYRNWLGMNGFFPEYDMKYRLFSISNFYIPKIKVEQDRLFVLARRIQMWISFLPERGTEEFVNTLLKEKTLLIGDRKSKVELVVEDIVPCRPLVQKDTLDYLSLSPIVLTNLRGGKGYEYLSPASENYNEYLLQSILRKYEYFYGKPFEYDPGFKMEFLNEPKRKGIFIMKYTSDETKIIGYMYKFRLTLHPELHQLAYCTGIGEKINLGFGCIEELK; translated from the coding sequence ATGCGCTTTAAATTGATATTGTCTGTAAGGTCTGATTCGTATGGTAATGTACTGCCGGTAAGTTATCAGTATGAATTGTCTTCTTGTATTTATCGGAAACTGAGGGAATGCCCCGAACTGTATAGGAACTGGTTAGGGATGAACGGCTTTTTTCCTGAGTACGATATGAAATACAGGTTATTCTCAATATCCAATTTTTATATTCCGAAGATAAAAGTAGAACAGGACAGGCTGTTTGTTTTAGCGCGGCGCATCCAGATGTGGATTTCATTTTTACCGGAACGGGGAACCGAAGAATTCGTAAATACACTGCTAAAAGAAAAAACATTGTTGATTGGCGACCGGAAATCGAAAGTTGAACTGGTTGTGGAAGATATTGTACCTTGCCGGCCATTGGTTCAAAAGGACACCCTCGATTATTTATCGCTTTCCCCTATAGTCCTGACTAATTTACGCGGCGGCAAGGGATATGAATATTTGTCTCCTGCTTCGGAAAATTATAATGAATATTTATTACAATCCATTTTACGGAAGTATGAATATTTTTACGGAAAGCCGTTTGAATATGATCCCGGATTTAAAATGGAATTTCTGAATGAACCTAAAAGGAAAGGTATTTTCATTATGAAATATACGTCCGATGAGACAAAGATCATAGGCTACATGTATAAGTTCAGGCTTACTTTGCATCCAGAGTTGCATCAATTGGCTTATTGTACGGGGATAGGAGAAAAAATTAATTTGGGATTCGGGTGTATCGAAGAACTGAAGTAG